The DNA region AAGGGGTAAACTCCCCCCGTTTTAGCGTCGGTATCCACCCGCCAGACACCCTTGGCATTTTCATCGGTCCGCCCCGTTTCACGGCGGACGTGGAGGAGAGTCCGTGTTCCCCATCACAGAGACGAAAGAGATCGCGAAAAACGTCTACCTGCAGCGGATCCATGCGCCTCGGGTGGCGAAAAAGCACAAGGCGGGCCAGTTCCTCGTGCTGCGTCGCACCGACGACGGCGAGCGGATCCCGCTGACGATCGTCTCCTCCGACGCCGCGGAGGGATCGGTGACGATCATCTTCCAGGCGGTCGGCAAGTCCACCACCGAGTTCTCGTGGATGAAGCCGGGCGACGCCTACCTCGACCTCGTGGGTCCCCTCGGGCTGGCCACCCATATCGAGAAGTTCGGCACCGTCGTCGGCATCGGCGGCGGCATCGGGGCGGCGCCCCTGCTCCCCATCGCGACGGCCATCAAGGGGGCGGGAAACCGGCTGCTCTCGATCGTCGGGGCGCGGACGAAGGACCTCTTGATCCTCGAGGACGAGATGCGGGCGGTCTCCGACGAGATCGTGGTGACCACCGACGACGGGTCGTACGCGAAGAAGGGGTTCGTGACGACCGCGCTGCAGGAGTTCATCGACCGGGGCGAGAAGATCGGACTCTGCATCGCCATCGGGCCCGTGCCGATGATGCGCGCCGTGGCCGAGGTGACCCGCCCCCACGGGATCAAGACCATGGTGAGCCTCAACCCGATCATGGTGGACGCCACCGGGATGTGCGGCGCCTGCCGGGTGACGGTCGGCGGGACGACGAAGTTCGTCTGCGTCGACGGCCCCGAGTTCGACGGCCACCAGGTCGATTTCAAGGAGCTGGTGATGCGCAACCGCGCGTACCTCCGGGAGGAGAAGGCGGCGATGGAGCGGATCGAGCACAAGGACGGCAAATGCATGGGCGGCGCCGCCGTTCCCGCGGGAGGTGGGAACTGATGGCCGACGCGACACCGAGACCGCGCCCGAAGCCGTTCAGCATCCCCCGGCAGCCGATGCCGGAGCAGCCGCCGCAGGTGCGGGTCGGGAACTTCCGGGAAGTCCCGTTCGGGCTGACCCCGGACCTCGCGATCCTCGAGGCGTCCCGCTGCATCCAGTGCAAGAACCCGCAGTGCATCAAGGGATGCCCGGTGAGCGTCAAGATCCCCGACTTCATCGACCTGGTTGCGCGGGGAAAGTTCGTCGAGGCGGCGAGGAAGATCAAGGAGACGAACGCTCTTCCCGCGGTGTGCGGCCGCGTCTGCCCCCAGGAGGAGCAGTGCGAGATGCCGTGCGTCCTCGGAAAGAAGGGGGAGCCGGTGGCGATCGGACGTCTCGAGCGGTTCGTCGCCGACTTCGAGCGGGTCACCGGCAACGTGGAAGTCCCCGGGATCGCTGCCTTGACCGGCAAGCGGGTGGCCGTCGTCGGGGGCGGACCGGCGGGGCTCACCGTGGCGGGCGATCTCGTGCAGCTCGGGCACGACGTGACGATCTTCGAGGCGCTGCACAAGGCGGGAGGCGTGCTGATGTACGGCATCCCCGAGTTCCGCCTCCCGAAGGAGATCGTGCAGGCCGAGGTGGAGTACATCCGGAAGATGGGCGCGAAGATCGAGTGCAACGCGGTGATCGGGAAGTCGATCACGATCGACGAACTGCTGACCGAGGAGGGGTTCGACGCCGTCTTCGTCGGTTCGGGCGCCGGTTTGCCGTACTTCATGAACCTCCCCGGGGAGAACCTGACCGGGGTCTACTCGGCGAACGAGTACCTCACCCGGGCGAACCTGATGAAGGCGTACCGGTTCCCGGAGACCGACACTCCGCTGATCAAGTCGAAGAACGTCGCGGTCGTCGGCGGCGGGAACGTGGCGATGGACTCGGCGCGCACGGCGAAGCGGATGGGGGCGGAGCACGTCTACCTCGTCTACCGGCGGTCGAAGAAGGAGATGCCCGCCAGGGTCGAGGAGGTCCACCACGCCGAGGAGGAGGGGATCGAGTTCCACCTCCTGACGAACCCGATCACCTACCATGGGGACGACGAGGCGCGGGTGACCTCGGTGGAGTGCCAGAAGATGGAACTGGGAGAGCCCGACGCGTCCGGGCGGCGCCGCCCGGTCGCCATGAAAGGCTCGGAGTTCCAGCTCCCGGTGGACACGGTCATCGTCGCCATCGGAAACGGCGCCAATCCGCTGGTCCCCTCCACGACGCCGGGGCTCGACACGAACAAGTGGGGGAACATCCTCGCGGACCAGGAGACGGGGAAGACGAGCAAGAAGGGGGTCTTCGCCGGCGGGGACATCGTCATCGGCGCGGCGACCGTCATCCTCGCGATGGGCGCGGGCCGCAAGGCCGCCGCCGCAATGCACGAGTATCTGAAAACGGGAGCGTGGTAACTAGCTCCCCTGCAGCATTTCTACGAACGCCTGGACCCGGATCCTCGTCCGGCCGTCCACCGGGCCGGGAGCGTCGCCCTCCAGCGTGAGGACCGGCACCCCGACCTCTTCCCGCAACAGGATGTCCTCGATCTGCCGGAAGCAGAACGACTGGACGTAATGGACGATCCCCCGCACCTCCCGCCGCGCCGCCTCCGCCTTGATGTCCGCCAGCCGCTCGAAGAAGGAGTACGGGTAGGTGTAGGCCAGATACTGCTCGCCAAGCGAACCCGTGGCCCCCGGCATCGCGAACTGCCGCTGCACCTCGTTCAGCACGGCCCGGGCGCCCGCCTCCTCGAAGCAGGCGTGCAGGCCGGAGACGATCGGCGGCACGCCGACGAAAGCGATCGGGACGAGGTCGTTCCGAGCGGGCCGCGCCGACGCCTCGGCGAGGAACGCGGCGGCCCGGCGCGCGTACCCGTCCGGGTCGCCGTCGAAATCGGAGCAGGCGACCAGCCACCGGTGGTTCTCCTCTCCGGTGACCTTTCCCTCTTCCCACGTCAGGCGGTCGATCTCGTGGGCGAGGCGGCGGACGCCGTCGAGGCGCTCCTTCCACCGCTCCCCCTCGCCGACCGTCGTCCCGAAGCGCGCGGCCATCTTCGCCAGTTCCCGGGAGAGGACGTCGGGGTCGCGGTCGAACGGGAAGGCGAACGGGACCACGGAGACTCCCCGGTACCGCAGGACCTCCATCAGCGCCTGGGTGAAGCTGCAATCCCCCTGCGTGACGGCGACGATCTCGCGGAATCCCATCCGGCGGACCACGCCGTAGATCCCCTTGATCCACCCGCAGCAGTTCCGCGGGAACCCGTCCGCCTCGGCGGCCCGGAGGTACTCCGCGGGGAGGTCGGACGCGATGAACTCGTTGTTCAGGTCGACGGGGACGCGCCCCGCCGCGAAGAGGATCTCGACGGGGATGGTGGTGGTGAAGCCGATGCGCGACGTGGAATCAGTCCCGCATGAAGAGGAAGTAGATGAGGACGACGGCGATCACGAGCGTCCCTACGATGAACAGCATCATGTTCCGGTCCGCGATGATCTCGGACGTTCCCCCTCCGCCCGTGTACCGAAGGACGGTCATCGTCGCGCCGATCGCGAACAGGACGAGGAGTACGTATTTCCAGCGGAACAGGACCGCCAGGACGAAGAGGACCACGGTGGCGAACAGGACACGGGGGTCGGCGGCCATTTCCGCGAGACTCCTGCCGGTGAGAAAATCGATGATCTGATCCAAGGCCCCCCCCTTTCGGACGACGTAAGTGCAGCGTCTCGCAAATACCCTGGCATTCGAGCGCCGCTGCATCCGCTCCAGCTTCGTTGCGCCAGTTCGCCGTACTCTCCCGGTACGCCTTCACCGTCCCGCCTTGCTGGCGCGGCGCATCGACGCTCTCGATGCGTCAGGCTATTTGCGAGACGCTACACTATGTTGACATTGCTACGATAGCGTTTTACCTTAAAAAAATCAAAGGTTTCAGGAGCAGGCTTGGAAAACCCGGTAGGCGTGTTCGATTCCGGCGTGGGAGGGTTGACCGTCCTGCGGGAGCTGGTGTCCGCGCTTCCGTCGGAGCGGTTCGTCTACCTCGGCGACACGGCCCGCGTCCCCTACGGGGGGAAGTCCGCGGAGACCGTCACGCGATACGCGATCGAGATCGCGAATCACCTGATCCGGACCCGCGACATCAAGCTCCTCGTGGTGGCGTGCAACACCGCCTCGTCCCTCGCCCTTCCGGTCCTTCGGAAGATCTACAAGATCCCCGTGGTCGGGATGGTGGACCCGTGCGTGCGGCGCGCCGCCGCCCTGTCGGAAAAGCGGACGATCGGCGTCATCGGTACGCTCGGGACCGTTCGTTCCGGGGCGTACGAAGAAGCGCTGCGGCTCTCCGTTCCCTCGGCCCGGGTCCGGTCGATCCCGTGCCCGTTGCTCGTCTCGCTGGCGGAGGAGG from Deltaproteobacteria bacterium CG2_30_66_27 includes:
- a CDS encoding glutamate synthase (NADPH), homotetrameric codes for the protein MADATPRPRPKPFSIPRQPMPEQPPQVRVGNFREVPFGLTPDLAILEASRCIQCKNPQCIKGCPVSVKIPDFIDLVARGKFVEAARKIKETNALPAVCGRVCPQEEQCEMPCVLGKKGEPVAIGRLERFVADFERVTGNVEVPGIAALTGKRVAVVGGGPAGLTVAGDLVQLGHDVTIFEALHKAGGVLMYGIPEFRLPKEIVQAEVEYIRKMGAKIECNAVIGKSITIDELLTEEGFDAVFVGSGAGLPYFMNLPGENLTGVYSANEYLTRANLMKAYRFPETDTPLIKSKNVAVVGGGNVAMDSARTAKRMGAEHVYLVYRRSKKEMPARVEEVHHAEEEGIEFHLLTNPITYHGDDEARVTSVECQKMELGEPDASGRRRPVAMKGSEFQLPVDTVIVAIGNGANPLVPSTTPGLDTNKWGNILADQETGKTSKKGVFAGGDIVIGAATVILAMGAGRKAAAAMHEYLKTGAW
- a CDS encoding 2-hydroxyglutaryl-CoA dehydratase, with the protein product MGFTTTIPVEILFAAGRVPVDLNNEFIASDLPAEYLRAAEADGFPRNCCGWIKGIYGVVRRMGFREIVAVTQGDCSFTQALMEVLRYRGVSVVPFAFPFDRDPDVLSRELAKMAARFGTTVGEGERWKERLDGVRRLAHEIDRLTWEEGKVTGEENHRWLVACSDFDGDPDGYARRAAAFLAEASARPARNDLVPIAFVGVPPIVSGLHACFEEAGARAVLNEVQRQFAMPGATGSLGEQYLAYTYPYSFFERLADIKAEAARREVRGIVHYVQSFCFRQIEDILLREEVGVPVLTLEGDAPGPVDGRTRIRVQAFVEMLQGS
- a CDS encoding ferredoxin-NADP reductase, with amino-acid sequence MFPITETKEIAKNVYLQRIHAPRVAKKHKAGQFLVLRRTDDGERIPLTIVSSDAAEGSVTIIFQAVGKSTTEFSWMKPGDAYLDLVGPLGLATHIEKFGTVVGIGGGIGAAPLLPIATAIKGAGNRLLSIVGARTKDLLILEDEMRAVSDEIVVTTDDGSYAKKGFVTTALQEFIDRGEKIGLCIAIGPVPMMRAVAEVTRPHGIKTMVSLNPIMVDATGMCGACRVTVGGTTKFVCVDGPEFDGHQVDFKELVMRNRAYLREEKAAMERIEHKDGKCMGGAAVPAGGGN
- a CDS encoding glutamate racemase, which produces MENPVGVFDSGVGGLTVLRELVSALPSERFVYLGDTARVPYGGKSAETVTRYAIEIANHLIRTRDIKLLVVACNTASSLALPVLRKIYKIPVVGMVDPCVRRAAALSEKRTIGVIGTLGTVRSGAYEEALRLSVPSARVRSIPCPLLVSLAEEGWADNAITRAVIAEYLAPFLTDPPDGLILGCTHYPVLKGPIREYLGGGTVLIDSAEEAARVVDILLSETQVRRTGVPGEVEFLVTDDPERFARVGKGFFGRELPEVRRVVL